One part of the Vitis riparia cultivar Riparia Gloire de Montpellier isolate 1030 chromosome 6, EGFV_Vit.rip_1.0, whole genome shotgun sequence genome encodes these proteins:
- the LOC117916808 gene encoding NAC domain-containing protein 40-like isoform X1 — MERERNQRFLEEGMSEVPRETQLSIAASSMFPGFRFSPTDEELISHYLKKKIQGSEKSVEVIAEVEICKYEPWDLPAKSIIESENEWFFFSPRGRKYPNGSQSKRATEYGYWKATGKERIVKSGSTLIGSKRTLVFHIGRAPKGERTEWIMHEYCMEGKSQDSLVVCRLRKNTEFRMNGSQRRLSTMTGHNHAISEVNIDQTNLSEREQGIESSSNKCSSSYDSYSIGQVDSTSECDQKPSNEFTQPESSHQQDCDRADDCFAEIMNDDIIKLDETFLADNPQLLFMIADKTELERESEPPEPVDTTQVLPFQGTANRRIRLKKQGPRRISYPAEYMSIEPPKYLMKSLVNRLIYLLVIILTLLVLFSSLGGSGWVKKVIHTTMYHDF, encoded by the exons ATGGAGCGAGAGAGAAATCAACGGTTTCTCGAAGAGGGGATGTCTGAGGTGCCGAGAGAGACTCAGTTGTCAATTGCAGCTTCGTCGATGTTTCCAGGGTTTAGGTTTTCGCCGACTGATGAGGAGTTGATATCTCATTATCTGAAGAAGAAGATTCAAGGCTCTGAGAAAAGCGTTGAAGTTATTGCTGAGGTTGAAATCTGTAAATACGAACCTTGGGACTTACCAG CCAAATCTATTATTGAATCGGAGAATGAGTGGTTCTTCTTTTCTCCTCGTGGAAGGAAGTATCCAAATGGCTCTCAAAGTAAGAGGGCAACTGAATATGGTTACTGGAAAGCCACTGGGAAAGAGCGAATTGTGAAGTCAGGTTCTACTTTGATTGGTTCAAAACGAACTTTGGTGTTCCACATAGGCCGTGCACCAAAAGGGGAGAGGACGGAATGGATAATGCATGAGTATTGTATGGAGGGGAAATCTCAG GATTCTCTGGTTGTTTGTCGGCTTCGAAAGAACACTGAATTTCGAATGAATGGATCTCAAAGGCGTTTGTCAACTATGACTGGTCACAACCATGCCATCTCTGAAGTTAATATTGACCAGACAAATTTGTCTGAAAGAGAGCAGGGAATTGAATCTAGTTCAAATAAGTGTAGCAGCAGTTATGATTCTTATTCTATTGGGCAAGTTGATTCTACATCTGAATGTGATCAGAAACCATCAAATGAGTTTACACAGCCGGAGTCTTCACACCAGCAG GACTGTGACAGGGCAGATGATTGTTTTGCTGAAATAATGAACGATGATATCATAAAGCTCGATGAAACTTTTCTAGCTGATAATCCTCAACTCCTATTTATGATTGCTGATAAAACTGAGCTAGAGAGAGAATCTGAACCACCAGAACCAGTTGACACAACTCAGGTACTTCCTTTTCAGGGGACAGCAAATAGAAGAATCAGATTGAAGAAGCAAGGTCCAAGAAGGATAAGTTACCCGGCAGAGTATATGAGCATTGAGCCACCAAAATATCTAATGAAGTCCCTGGTTAATCGGCTCATATATTTGCTTGTGATTATCCTGACATTGTTGGTTTTGTTTTCGTCGTTGGGAGGATCAGGATGGGTTAAAAAGGTCATACACACCACCATGTACCATGACTTTTGA
- the LOC117916808 gene encoding NAC domain-containing protein 40-like isoform X2 — MERERNQRFLEEGMSEVPRETQLSIAASSMFPGFRFSPTDEELISHYLKKKIQGSEKSVEVIAEVEICKYEPWDLPAKSIIESENEWFFFSPRGRKYPNGSQSKRATEYGYWKATGKERIVKSGSTLIGSKRTLVFHIGRAPKGERTEWIMHEYCMEGKSQDSLVVCRLRKNTEFRMNGSQRRLSTMTGHNHAISEVNIDQTNLSEREQGIESSSNKCSSSYDSYSIGQVDSTSECDQKPSNEFTQPESSHQQVKLMAGLNETSIG, encoded by the exons ATGGAGCGAGAGAGAAATCAACGGTTTCTCGAAGAGGGGATGTCTGAGGTGCCGAGAGAGACTCAGTTGTCAATTGCAGCTTCGTCGATGTTTCCAGGGTTTAGGTTTTCGCCGACTGATGAGGAGTTGATATCTCATTATCTGAAGAAGAAGATTCAAGGCTCTGAGAAAAGCGTTGAAGTTATTGCTGAGGTTGAAATCTGTAAATACGAACCTTGGGACTTACCAG CCAAATCTATTATTGAATCGGAGAATGAGTGGTTCTTCTTTTCTCCTCGTGGAAGGAAGTATCCAAATGGCTCTCAAAGTAAGAGGGCAACTGAATATGGTTACTGGAAAGCCACTGGGAAAGAGCGAATTGTGAAGTCAGGTTCTACTTTGATTGGTTCAAAACGAACTTTGGTGTTCCACATAGGCCGTGCACCAAAAGGGGAGAGGACGGAATGGATAATGCATGAGTATTGTATGGAGGGGAAATCTCAG GATTCTCTGGTTGTTTGTCGGCTTCGAAAGAACACTGAATTTCGAATGAATGGATCTCAAAGGCGTTTGTCAACTATGACTGGTCACAACCATGCCATCTCTGAAGTTAATATTGACCAGACAAATTTGTCTGAAAGAGAGCAGGGAATTGAATCTAGTTCAAATAAGTGTAGCAGCAGTTATGATTCTTATTCTATTGGGCAAGTTGATTCTACATCTGAATGTGATCAGAAACCATCAAATGAGTTTACACAGCCGGAGTCTTCACACCAGCAG GTTAAACTAATGGCAGGCTTGAATGAAACTTCTATTGGTTAA